A window from Mycolicibacterium tokaiense encodes these proteins:
- a CDS encoding nitrilase-related carbon-nitrogen hydrolase produces MKDVQVAAVQFEPTLFDKEGNIDRVAELVTRAAVGGAKLITAPEMCTTGYCFFDQGEAERMAEPVPGPTTQRFERIARECHCYIVFGMPERDEETGLLYNTAVFVGPDGLIGKHRKTHGYIAEPKWAAPGDLGHQVFDTEIGRIAVLICMDIHFVETARLAAVGGAEVICHLSNWLAERTPAPYWISRAYENGCYVMESNRWGLERGVQFSGGSCIIAPDATILDHIDSGDGLATATITVGSSADADRADRPALRARRPELYRQLQINSYLWNPKDFFGLYGHRGLPEGKAATVAVAQFTPVPDTDANLATITRLFTSTVAERGAELVVFPELSLTARAVTLQDPAVVHLMQAAAAASAWLVVGLAETAPVDGRQYNSLVLIGPDGIEAVHRKIHLRDGERALFAAGSAWTYADIPLGRVGLLHGDDLLVPESGRILALNACDVIAGSADNRERIMMGHSGTAVAQSYPIPTGPSLTHWHHMRVRAGENNVYLAFANTVDADGGGGCSGVFGPDTFAFPRREQVLAGQEGVAAVRIDTTDAGSVYPSNVVRRKDLVAMRLPHWYGALSGPDVLVRDTDLEDRTVAEPRHAVIA; encoded by the coding sequence GTGAAAGACGTTCAGGTCGCCGCTGTTCAGTTCGAGCCCACCCTGTTCGACAAGGAGGGCAACATCGACCGCGTGGCAGAGCTCGTCACCCGTGCGGCCGTGGGCGGCGCGAAGTTGATCACCGCTCCCGAGATGTGCACCACGGGCTACTGCTTCTTCGATCAGGGCGAGGCCGAACGGATGGCCGAGCCGGTACCCGGTCCCACCACACAGCGCTTCGAGCGGATCGCCCGAGAATGCCACTGCTACATCGTGTTCGGGATGCCGGAGCGCGACGAGGAGACCGGCCTGCTCTACAACACGGCGGTGTTCGTCGGCCCCGATGGGTTGATCGGAAAGCATCGCAAGACGCACGGCTACATCGCGGAACCGAAATGGGCGGCCCCGGGAGACCTCGGGCATCAGGTGTTCGACACCGAGATCGGGCGCATCGCGGTGCTCATCTGTATGGACATCCACTTCGTCGAGACGGCGCGACTGGCCGCGGTGGGCGGGGCTGAGGTGATCTGTCACCTCAGCAACTGGCTGGCCGAACGAACCCCGGCGCCGTACTGGATCTCGCGCGCCTACGAAAACGGTTGCTACGTCATGGAAAGCAATCGCTGGGGCTTGGAGCGCGGCGTGCAGTTCAGCGGTGGGAGCTGCATCATCGCGCCTGACGCCACGATTCTGGACCACATCGACTCCGGCGATGGTCTCGCCACCGCGACCATCACCGTGGGCTCTTCTGCAGACGCAGACCGGGCAGATCGTCCTGCACTGCGCGCCCGGCGGCCCGAGCTCTACCGTCAGTTGCAGATCAACAGCTATCTGTGGAACCCGAAGGACTTCTTCGGTCTTTACGGCCACCGCGGACTGCCCGAGGGCAAGGCGGCGACAGTCGCGGTGGCGCAATTCACGCCGGTGCCCGACACCGACGCCAACCTCGCCACGATCACCCGGCTCTTCACATCAACTGTCGCCGAACGCGGTGCCGAGCTCGTCGTCTTCCCGGAGCTGTCGCTGACCGCTCGAGCGGTGACCCTGCAGGATCCCGCCGTCGTGCACCTCATGCAGGCGGCCGCCGCGGCGTCGGCCTGGCTGGTCGTGGGTCTGGCGGAGACCGCTCCCGTCGATGGGCGGCAGTACAACTCCCTGGTCCTGATCGGCCCGGACGGCATCGAGGCGGTACACCGCAAGATCCACCTCCGCGATGGCGAACGTGCGCTGTTCGCAGCGGGCTCGGCCTGGACCTACGCCGACATTCCGCTCGGCCGCGTCGGATTGCTGCACGGCGACGACCTCCTGGTGCCGGAATCCGGCCGCATCCTGGCCCTCAACGCCTGTGATGTGATCGCGGGAAGTGCCGACAATCGCGAGCGGATCATGATGGGCCACAGTGGAACCGCAGTCGCGCAGAGCTATCCGATTCCCACCGGGCCGTCGCTGACACACTGGCACCACATGCGGGTGCGAGCGGGTGAGAACAACGTCTACCTTGCCTTCGCGAACACCGTGGACGCCGACGGGGGCGGTGGATGCTCAGGGGTGTTCGGTCCGGACACCTTCGCCTTCCCGCGCCGCGAACAGGTGTTGGCCGGCCAGGAGGGCGTGGCCGCCGTGCGTATCGACACCACCGACGCGGGGTCGGTCTATCCGTCGAACGTGGTGCGCCGCAAAGATCTGGTGGCCATGCGCCTGCCGCACTGGTACGGCGCGCTGTCGGGCCCGGACGTGCTGGTGCGCGACACCGACCTCGAGGACCGGACGGTCGCGGAGCCGCGCCACGCAGTGATCGCCTAA
- a CDS encoding MarR family winged helix-turn-helix transcriptional regulator has product MSQAALALSAIQNSLLERVREVLAAQGCTLEEWRILDCLNGSGALVMSEISETTSIPPSALTKIVDRMVANNLVYRRTDQVDRRKINLRLTSRGASSYRHLAEIVDRCDLLYDQDQLQKLTALCDLVRDVSGSDPKRGEVPA; this is encoded by the coding sequence GTGAGCCAGGCTGCGCTGGCGTTGAGTGCGATTCAGAACTCGCTGCTGGAGCGGGTTCGTGAGGTGCTCGCCGCGCAGGGGTGCACCCTGGAGGAGTGGCGGATCCTGGATTGCCTCAACGGCTCCGGAGCTCTCGTGATGTCCGAGATCAGCGAGACGACATCGATTCCGCCATCGGCGCTGACGAAGATCGTCGACCGCATGGTGGCCAACAACCTGGTGTACCGGCGGACCGACCAGGTCGACCGGCGCAAGATCAATCTCCGGCTGACGTCCCGTGGCGCCAGCTCCTACCGGCACCTGGCCGAAATTGTCGATCGTTGCGACCTGCTGTACGACCAGGATCAGCTGCAGAAATTGACCGCGTTGTGTGACCTGGTGCGTGATGTGTCGGGTTCCGACCCGAAGCGGGGCGAGGTCCCGGCGTAG
- a CDS encoding purine-cytosine permease family protein — protein sequence MSLKSYFQGPATSLDEQVESYATTRVPDNQRWRRPAVLLVLSGNITAMFWFALGGQIGFLVGWPMFLIPVAYMVIGATIIGALVMRIASQEGLSLTLLSRGLGFGAKGSAIASIVYAVNYVFYFVFEGSIVSHGLSHLLGIPIDSGQATVVFALIAAAALYFSWRGMHSMNLLQRFGLPIFVILFVIGMVMLANGYVLVGPGQWEAQGGLTATAMWQAMSLANGQVVFQALIATDYGRFVKRSVGYAGTAGVMFVELAMIVVVMVFGVLLGFTMLGHFDGTDTERQLSATDPGLIFAVVMGVLGVIFAIITQVRINVMNLYSGSLALSNAWDALASKRIGRQWWMVALCVAGVACYPVNILQYTGEFLAVTGIMTNTWIFILLSDYFVCRKWLKLAPAQNIEYRDGLVKDWNVCGMVALGSSLLVGALGVAGFYPVYLASFVAMLLGPVIYIPLTVATRGRQYGAQLERSGEVGDDADAQVADGV from the coding sequence TTGTCCCTCAAAAGCTATTTCCAGGGTCCGGCGACAAGTCTGGACGAGCAGGTCGAGAGTTATGCGACCACGCGTGTGCCCGACAACCAACGGTGGCGGCGCCCCGCCGTGCTGCTTGTCCTCAGTGGCAACATCACGGCGATGTTCTGGTTCGCCCTGGGCGGCCAGATCGGCTTTCTGGTGGGGTGGCCGATGTTCCTGATCCCGGTGGCCTACATGGTGATCGGCGCGACGATCATCGGCGCACTGGTGATGCGCATCGCCAGCCAGGAGGGTCTGTCGCTCACCTTGTTGTCCCGGGGCCTGGGCTTCGGCGCCAAGGGTTCGGCAATCGCCTCCATCGTGTATGCCGTCAACTACGTCTTCTACTTCGTTTTCGAGGGCAGCATCGTCTCGCATGGGCTGAGCCACCTGCTGGGCATCCCGATCGACTCGGGCCAGGCGACGGTGGTGTTCGCCCTGATCGCTGCAGCGGCACTGTACTTCTCCTGGCGTGGAATGCACTCGATGAATCTGCTGCAGCGCTTCGGGCTGCCGATCTTCGTCATCCTGTTCGTGATCGGCATGGTGATGCTGGCCAACGGCTATGTGCTGGTGGGCCCGGGGCAATGGGAGGCACAAGGTGGGCTGACCGCGACGGCGATGTGGCAGGCGATGAGCCTGGCAAACGGGCAGGTGGTTTTCCAGGCGCTGATCGCGACCGACTACGGCCGGTTCGTCAAGCGTTCGGTCGGTTACGCCGGCACTGCGGGCGTCATGTTCGTCGAGCTGGCCATGATCGTGGTTGTCATGGTGTTCGGTGTGCTGCTCGGCTTCACCATGCTCGGGCACTTCGACGGCACGGATACGGAGCGTCAGCTGTCGGCAACCGATCCCGGCTTGATCTTCGCCGTCGTGATGGGAGTGCTGGGGGTCATCTTCGCGATCATCACCCAGGTGCGCATCAACGTCATGAATCTCTATTCCGGTTCACTGGCGTTGTCCAATGCGTGGGACGCGCTGGCCTCCAAGCGAATCGGCCGGCAATGGTGGATGGTGGCGTTATGCGTGGCCGGCGTCGCCTGCTACCCGGTGAACATCCTGCAGTACACCGGAGAGTTTCTTGCCGTCACTGGAATCATGACCAACACCTGGATCTTCATCCTGCTCAGTGACTACTTCGTGTGCCGGAAGTGGCTCAAACTCGCTCCCGCGCAGAACATCGAGTACCGGGATGGACTGGTCAAGGACTGGAACGTGTGCGGAATGGTGGCACTCGGATCCAGCCTGCTGGTCGGCGCGCTCGGTGTGGCCGGCTTCTACCCCGTGTACCTCGCATCGTTTGTCGCGATGCTGCTCGGTCCGGTGATCTACATTCCGCTGACGGTCGCCACCCGGGGGCGCCAGTACGGTGCACAGCTCGAGCGCTCCGGCGAGGTGGGCGACGACGCGGACGCACAGGTCGCCGACGGCGTGTAG
- the ppk2 gene encoding polyphosphate kinase 2, producing the protein MLLDINASYSVLDDDDDDPVLLLQPGDEPVDTWRENYPYDERMKRAEYEEQKRLLQIELLKLQKWSQANGHRHVIVFEGRDAAGKGGTIKRFMEHLNPRGARVVALEKPTERERTQWYFQRYVNHLPAAGEIVLFDRSWYNRAGVERVMGFCTPKQHAEFVRQVPLFEQMLVNDGVSLIKLWFSVTQSEQRTRFTIRQVDPVRQWKLSPTDLASLDKWDDYTAAKEDMFALTDTEVAPWIVVKSNDKKRARINAMRYVLGKFDYDNKDHEVVGRADPLIVGRALSD; encoded by the coding sequence GTGCTGCTGGACATCAACGCCTCGTACTCCGTCCTCGACGATGACGACGACGACCCCGTGCTGCTGCTGCAGCCCGGGGACGAACCGGTCGACACCTGGCGGGAGAACTACCCGTACGACGAGCGGATGAAGCGCGCTGAGTACGAGGAACAGAAGCGGTTGCTGCAGATCGAACTGCTCAAGCTGCAGAAGTGGAGCCAGGCCAACGGCCACCGGCACGTCATCGTGTTCGAGGGCCGCGACGCCGCCGGCAAGGGCGGCACCATCAAGCGCTTCATGGAGCACCTCAACCCCCGCGGCGCCCGCGTCGTCGCGCTGGAGAAACCCACCGAGCGCGAACGCACGCAGTGGTATTTCCAGCGGTACGTCAACCATCTGCCTGCCGCCGGCGAGATCGTCCTGTTCGACCGCTCCTGGTACAACCGCGCCGGGGTCGAGCGGGTGATGGGCTTCTGCACGCCCAAGCAGCACGCCGAGTTCGTCCGGCAGGTGCCGCTGTTCGAGCAGATGCTGGTCAACGATGGTGTCAGCCTGATCAAGCTGTGGTTCTCGGTGACGCAGTCCGAGCAGCGCACCCGGTTCACCATCCGCCAGGTCGACCCGGTTCGGCAGTGGAAGCTCTCACCCACCGATCTGGCGTCGCTGGACAAGTGGGATGACTACACCGCGGCCAAAGAGGACATGTTCGCGCTCACTGACACCGAGGTGGCGCCCTGGATCGTGGTCAAGAGCAACGACAAGAAGCGCGCCCGGATCAACGCCATGCGCTACGTGCTCGGTAAGTTCGACTACGACAACAAAGACCATGAAGTGGTCGGCCGGGCCGACCCGCTGATCGTGGGGCGCGCACTGTCGGACTGA
- a CDS encoding mycothiol transferase, whose product MAADALNELLTDAFTRLIEHAEEITDGLTDNVATYRPTPDANTVAWLLWHSARVQDAQVADVAGVEQAWTAKGWVDTFGLDLPCDDTGYGHSAADVAKVQASADNLLGYYRDTHELTLAYIDKLDAGELQRVIDENWDPPVTASVRLVSVLDDCAQHLGQAAYLRGITP is encoded by the coding sequence ATGGCCGCAGATGCACTCAACGAACTCCTGACCGATGCGTTCACCCGGCTGATCGAACACGCCGAAGAGATCACCGACGGACTGACCGACAACGTGGCCACCTACCGGCCGACCCCGGACGCCAACACGGTGGCCTGGCTGCTGTGGCACAGCGCCCGGGTGCAGGATGCGCAGGTGGCCGATGTCGCGGGCGTCGAGCAGGCCTGGACGGCCAAGGGCTGGGTGGACACCTTCGGCCTCGACCTGCCCTGCGACGACACCGGCTACGGGCACAGCGCCGCCGACGTGGCCAAGGTGCAGGCCAGCGCGGACAACCTACTCGGCTACTACCGCGACACCCACGAGCTCACGCTGGCGTACATCGACAAGCTCGACGCCGGCGAGCTGCAACGGGTCATCGACGAGAACTGGGACCCGCCGGTGACGGCATCGGTGCGGTTGGTCAGCGTCCTCGACGACTGCGCGCAGCACCTGGGGCAGGCTGCCTACCTGCGCGGCATCACGCCTTGA
- a CDS encoding acyl-CoA thioesterase translates to MTHPFDVALALDSSPGSARGRTTPDYANMVGPFGGVTAAAVLRAIEQHPDRLGDPVSLTVNYAAPIADGPFDIELRAVRTNRTNQHWIAELVQDGETRTTATAVFGIRRDTWSDTETAPPAAPAPEHTAPLDISSFVTWMRNYDMRYVEGAVPGEDSGESADSTTTLWVRDQPPRPLDYPALTALCDVFYPRVFLRRGQMLPAGTISFTVYFHADAAALQRQEADYVLATARAQRFTGGFFDQTAQLWGRDDTLLAVTHQLVYFKA, encoded by the coding sequence ATGACGCACCCGTTTGATGTCGCCCTGGCGCTGGACTCGAGCCCGGGTTCCGCGCGCGGGCGCACCACCCCGGATTACGCCAACATGGTCGGCCCCTTCGGCGGGGTCACCGCGGCGGCCGTCCTCCGCGCCATCGAGCAGCATCCGGACCGCCTCGGCGATCCGGTGTCGCTGACGGTCAACTACGCCGCACCCATCGCCGACGGCCCGTTCGACATCGAACTGCGTGCGGTACGCACCAATCGCACCAATCAGCACTGGATCGCCGAGTTGGTTCAGGACGGCGAGACCCGGACCACCGCCACCGCCGTGTTCGGCATCCGCCGCGACACCTGGTCGGACACCGAGACCGCACCACCTGCCGCACCCGCGCCGGAACACACTGCCCCACTGGACATCTCGAGCTTCGTGACGTGGATGCGCAACTATGACATGCGGTACGTCGAGGGCGCCGTGCCCGGCGAGGACAGTGGCGAGAGCGCGGACTCGACGACGACGTTGTGGGTGCGCGATCAGCCGCCCCGCCCCCTGGACTACCCGGCGCTGACCGCGCTGTGCGACGTGTTCTATCCGCGCGTCTTCCTGCGCCGCGGGCAGATGCTGCCCGCCGGCACCATCTCATTCACCGTGTATTTCCACGCTGATGCCGCCGCACTGCAGCGCCAAGAAGCGGACTACGTGCTGGCCACCGCCCGAGCGCAGCGCTTCACCGGCGGGTTCTTCGACCAGACGGCGCAGCTGTGGGGACGCGACGACACCCTGCTGGCCGTCACCCATCAGCTGGTCTACTTCAAGGCGTGA
- a CDS encoding LysR family transcriptional regulator, whose protein sequence is MESADNLRYLLEVTRSGSPHDAARRLGVDRTTVTRRIASLERASGERLFDRSSGAWQLTDAGRRMLPHAEAIDAAVVSAFQDSDRHQGLRGHVRIVASDGFGAYLLTPGLLPLTDAHPDLEVAVVTATTHGVLTMRDFDLAITLEQPSPHAGVVRPLADYELGLYASAGYLGAHAEVRSLGDLASHVVIWYVEALLDVAPLRFLDGLLPGIRARVQTTNITGHHHAVRAGLGIAPLPTYIGDADSSLTRVLPTEFAVTRHYWEVVPREISRQARVRALRDFLDNLVLTHPQLRPPTQQSVTWK, encoded by the coding sequence GTGGAATCTGCCGACAACCTCCGCTATCTGCTCGAAGTGACGCGCTCGGGCTCGCCGCACGACGCCGCACGACGTCTCGGAGTCGACCGCACGACGGTCACCCGCCGCATCGCGAGCTTGGAAAGGGCATCTGGCGAGCGCCTGTTCGATCGTTCCAGCGGTGCGTGGCAGCTGACCGATGCCGGACGGCGCATGCTGCCGCATGCCGAAGCCATCGACGCCGCAGTCGTATCGGCGTTCCAGGACTCCGATCGGCATCAGGGCCTGCGCGGGCACGTGCGGATCGTCGCCTCCGACGGATTCGGGGCGTATCTGCTGACCCCCGGGCTGCTCCCGCTGACCGACGCACATCCCGATCTCGAGGTCGCCGTGGTCACCGCCACCACCCACGGTGTGCTGACGATGCGTGATTTCGATTTGGCCATCACCTTGGAGCAGCCATCACCGCATGCGGGTGTGGTCCGTCCGCTCGCTGATTACGAGCTGGGCCTCTACGCGTCCGCGGGGTACCTCGGCGCCCACGCTGAGGTGCGCAGTCTCGGCGACCTCGCCTCGCACGTCGTGATCTGGTACGTCGAGGCCCTACTCGACGTTGCGCCGCTCCGGTTCCTGGACGGCCTGCTCCCCGGTATCCGCGCGCGCGTGCAGACCACCAACATCACCGGGCATCACCACGCGGTGCGCGCCGGCTTGGGCATCGCGCCGCTGCCCACCTATATCGGTGATGCCGACAGTTCACTGACGCGGGTGTTGCCCACGGAATTCGCCGTCACCCGGCACTACTGGGAGGTCGTCCCGCGCGAGATATCGCGGCAGGCACGCGTGCGCGCGTTGCGCGATTTTCTGGACAACCTCGTGCTGACGCACCCGCAGTTGCGACCGCCCACCCAGCAAAGCGTCACATGGAAATAG
- a CDS encoding aldehyde dehydrogenase family protein, which yields MTVTSDVANTGTIHNPATGTVAGQVTWTDPADIPAIAAGLREAQREWERRGPKGRARTLSRYAVWLADHRDEIETLLIAETGKSAADAAQEVPLVLMILSYYIKNIEKALAPESRPASSPLMAIKKISVYYRPRAVVGIIAPWNYPVANAMMDAIGALAAGCSVLLKPSERTPLTAEVLLRGWNEVSAPPVLALAQGAREVSEAVVDVSDYIQFTGSSATGTKVMERAARRLTPVSLELGGKDPMIVCEDADIALAANAAVWGAMFNAGQTCVSVERVYVLDAVYDQFVNAVVAAVNKLSMGAGDGNHFGALIDESQVAVTDRHVQDALAKGATALTGGKRPTGRGTFYPPTVLVDVDHSMLCMTEETFGPTLPIMKVGSVAEAVRLANDSQYGLSASVFSKDVQRAKDIAVQLDCGAVNINDVISNLMCTTAPMGGWKASGIGVRFGGFEGVRKFCRQETVVVPRTTLAAGGNYYHNSLKALARMNKLMTKVALSVPRKGAK from the coding sequence ATGACTGTCACCAGTGATGTCGCCAACACCGGGACCATCCACAATCCCGCGACCGGCACCGTGGCCGGCCAGGTCACCTGGACCGACCCCGCCGACATCCCGGCCATCGCCGCCGGACTGCGTGAGGCCCAGCGGGAGTGGGAGCGCCGCGGACCCAAGGGCCGTGCCCGGACGCTGTCGCGCTACGCGGTGTGGCTGGCCGACCATCGCGACGAGATCGAGACGCTGCTGATCGCCGAGACCGGCAAGTCCGCAGCAGACGCCGCACAAGAGGTGCCGCTGGTGCTGATGATCCTGTCGTACTACATCAAGAACATCGAGAAGGCGCTGGCGCCCGAAAGCCGTCCGGCGTCGTCGCCGCTGATGGCGATCAAGAAGATCTCGGTGTACTACCGCCCGCGCGCCGTCGTGGGCATCATCGCGCCGTGGAACTATCCGGTGGCCAACGCGATGATGGACGCCATCGGCGCGTTGGCCGCGGGCTGCTCGGTGCTGCTGAAGCCCTCTGAGCGCACCCCGCTCACCGCCGAGGTGCTGCTGCGCGGCTGGAACGAGGTGTCCGCGCCGCCGGTGCTGGCGCTGGCCCAGGGTGCCCGCGAGGTGTCCGAGGCGGTCGTCGACGTCAGCGACTACATCCAGTTCACCGGGTCGTCGGCCACCGGAACCAAGGTGATGGAGCGCGCGGCCCGCCGGCTCACCCCGGTCAGCCTCGAACTCGGCGGCAAGGACCCGATGATCGTCTGTGAAGACGCCGACATCGCGCTGGCTGCCAATGCCGCGGTGTGGGGCGCGATGTTCAACGCGGGCCAGACGTGTGTGTCGGTGGAACGGGTGTACGTCCTGGATGCGGTCTACGACCAGTTCGTCAACGCCGTGGTGGCCGCGGTGAACAAACTCAGTATGGGAGCCGGCGACGGCAACCATTTCGGCGCGCTGATCGACGAATCCCAGGTGGCTGTCACCGATCGGCACGTCCAGGATGCCCTGGCCAAGGGAGCCACTGCGCTCACCGGCGGCAAGCGCCCCACCGGGCGCGGCACCTTCTACCCCCCGACTGTGCTGGTGGACGTCGACCACTCCATGCTGTGCATGACAGAGGAGACCTTCGGCCCCACGCTGCCGATCATGAAGGTGGGATCGGTGGCCGAGGCGGTGAGACTGGCCAACGACAGCCAGTACGGCCTGAGTGCCTCGGTGTTCTCCAAGGACGTGCAGCGCGCGAAAGACATTGCCGTGCAACTCGATTGCGGTGCGGTCAACATCAACGACGTGATCTCGAACTTGATGTGCACCACCGCCCCCATGGGCGGCTGGAAGGCGTCGGGAATCGGAGTTCGCTTCGGCGGTTTCGAGGGGGTGCGCAAGTTCTGCCGCCAGGAGACCGTCGTGGTACCCCGGACCACCCTGGCGGCGGGCGGCAATTACTACCACAACTCGCTCAAGGCGCTGGCCCGGATGAACAAGCTGATGACCAAGGTGGCGCTGTCGGTGCCCCGGAAGGGCGCCAAGTAA
- a CDS encoding iron-containing alcohol dehydrogenase codes for MTHAIAVPRTMRIGGGSVDETGDVLRDLGARRPLIVTDAFLVSTGQVERLVASLEASGASVAVYSDTVPDPTTDSLTPAKAALAAHRADSVIGFGGGSPMDTAKALAVLGVNDRPMREFKAPSVYTGPALPIVAIPTTAGSGSEATQFTVITDSATDEKMLCIGTSFLPIAAIIDYRLTLSMPARLTADTGIDALTHAVEAYVSRKANAFSDGLCLLAIRAIGQNIRRVVADGSDEQARAAMMMAATQAGMAFSNSSVALIHGMSRPIGAHFHVAHGLSNAMLFPAVTRYSIDGAADRYADCARAMGLATEHEPSAGAAANFVDGIAELCRDLTVPTPQHYGISRAEWDRLIPTMAEQALASGSPANNPRVPGADDIEAIYNEIYAR; via the coding sequence CTGACGCATGCCATCGCCGTTCCCCGCACCATGAGGATCGGCGGCGGCTCCGTCGACGAGACCGGTGACGTGCTCCGCGACCTGGGCGCCCGGCGCCCGCTGATCGTGACCGACGCGTTCCTGGTCAGCACAGGCCAGGTGGAGAGGCTCGTCGCATCCCTGGAAGCCTCGGGGGCCAGCGTCGCGGTCTACTCCGACACCGTGCCCGACCCGACGACCGATTCGTTGACCCCCGCCAAGGCGGCGCTGGCTGCACACCGCGCCGATAGTGTCATCGGTTTCGGCGGAGGCAGCCCGATGGACACCGCCAAAGCGTTGGCCGTGCTGGGCGTCAACGACAGGCCGATGCGAGAGTTCAAGGCGCCCAGCGTCTACACCGGTCCCGCACTACCGATCGTCGCGATCCCCACCACGGCCGGCAGCGGGTCGGAGGCCACCCAGTTCACCGTCATCACCGACAGTGCGACCGACGAGAAGATGCTCTGTATCGGCACGTCGTTCCTGCCGATCGCCGCGATCATCGACTACCGCCTCACCTTGTCGATGCCGGCTCGATTGACCGCCGACACCGGTATCGACGCGCTCACCCACGCCGTCGAGGCCTACGTCAGCCGCAAGGCCAACGCATTCTCCGACGGTCTGTGCCTGCTGGCCATCCGGGCGATCGGTCAGAACATCCGGCGGGTGGTCGCCGACGGAAGCGACGAGCAGGCGCGCGCAGCCATGATGATGGCGGCCACGCAGGCCGGCATGGCGTTCTCCAACTCAAGCGTCGCCCTCATCCACGGCATGAGCAGGCCGATCGGTGCGCACTTTCATGTGGCACACGGCCTTTCGAATGCCATGCTCTTTCCCGCGGTCACGCGGTACTCGATCGACGGGGCCGCCGATCGGTACGCCGACTGCGCCCGTGCCATGGGTCTGGCCACCGAACACGAGCCCAGCGCCGGCGCCGCCGCGAACTTCGTCGACGGTATCGCCGAGCTGTGCCGCGACCTGACCGTGCCGACGCCGCAGCACTATGGCATCTCCCGTGCCGAGTGGGATCGGCTCATCCCGACCATGGCGGAGCAGGCCCTGGCATCGGGATCCCCGGCCAACAATCCCCGTGTTCCCGGCGCCGATGACATCGAAGCGATCTACAACGAGATCTACGCCCGGTAA
- a CDS encoding substrate-binding domain-containing protein, which produces MNSMGRTDSDTVVVGVVNPLQGPLGIIGPSAQLCAELAAEEINRDGGILGREVRLAHIDGGAQVHTVRAEVLELAMAGRIQALAGVHTSTVRESLASAIGGSIPYIYNSLYEGGERRPGVFVTGETPETQLLPAMTLLSGERRISRWALVGNDYVWPRGTANTIRGHLATTGSGTLVDEMYVPLGTADFGATLDRLERSSATAVVVLLVGQDAVEFHRQYAERELDAKAVRLTPLMDENMLLAAGDHSCRDLYVGAGYFSSLCTSDSLDFVGRYARRFGADAPVVGTMGESCYEGLHLLAALARAAGTLDVNVVNALSNSLVYQCARGVQRLDAGHTAPRTYLAEADGFDFNVLTEMTPVPLG; this is translated from the coding sequence ATGAACAGCATGGGACGCACGGACTCGGACACCGTGGTCGTCGGCGTGGTCAATCCGTTGCAGGGACCGCTCGGGATCATCGGTCCCTCCGCGCAACTGTGCGCGGAACTGGCCGCCGAGGAGATCAATCGCGACGGCGGCATACTGGGCCGCGAGGTCAGACTCGCACACATCGACGGCGGTGCGCAGGTGCACACGGTTCGAGCGGAAGTGCTGGAACTCGCCATGGCGGGCAGAATACAAGCGCTCGCGGGCGTACACACCTCCACTGTGCGGGAATCACTGGCTTCAGCCATCGGCGGTTCGATCCCCTACATCTACAACTCGTTGTACGAAGGCGGCGAACGGCGCCCGGGAGTCTTCGTCACCGGCGAGACGCCGGAAACGCAGCTGTTGCCCGCGATGACGCTGCTGTCCGGCGAGAGGCGCATCTCCCGCTGGGCCTTGGTCGGCAACGACTACGTGTGGCCGCGCGGGACCGCCAACACCATCCGAGGACACCTGGCGACGACGGGGTCCGGGACGCTGGTCGACGAGATGTATGTCCCGCTGGGCACGGCGGACTTCGGCGCAACCCTCGACCGACTCGAGCGCTCGAGCGCCACGGCTGTGGTCGTTCTGCTGGTGGGACAGGACGCCGTCGAGTTCCACCGGCAGTACGCCGAGCGGGAACTGGATGCCAAGGCGGTGCGCCTGACCCCTCTGATGGACGAGAACATGCTCCTGGCCGCGGGCGATCACAGTTGCCGCGACCTCTACGTCGGCGCGGGGTACTTCTCGTCGCTGTGCACGTCGGACAGCCTGGACTTCGTCGGGCGATATGCCCGCCGGTTCGGCGCTGACGCCCCGGTGGTGGGGACCATGGGTGAATCCTGCTACGAGGGATTGCATCTGCTGGCGGCGCTCGCACGTGCCGCGGGCACCCTCGACGTCAACGTGGTGAATGCGCTGTCGAATTCGCTGGTATATCAATGCGCCCGCGGCGTGCAGCGCCTCGACGCCGGACACACGGCCCCCAGAACGTATCTGGCCGAAGCCGACGGCTTCGACTTCAACGTGCTCACCGAGATGACTCCCGTCCCACTGGGTTGA